The Moraxella haemolytica genome window below encodes:
- the cas4 gene encoding type V CRISPR-associated protein Cas4, protein MEHNVLNISQLNDFVFCPYSIYLHNVYQGLDEEQYHDTPQVAGKQAHETVDNGSYSTKKDILTGIFVYSEEYGLMGKIDQYFTQSKKLIERKKKIKTIYDGYKLQLYAQYFCLIEMGFKVDYLGFYSKDDNKHYPLALPNDETTQWFKAYLNKIRHYEPSIILSNINPNKCQYCIYAALCDQTSLSLK, encoded by the coding sequence ATGGAACATAATGTATTAAATATCAGTCAGTTAAACGACTTTGTTTTTTGTCCTTATTCTATTTATCTGCACAATGTTTATCAAGGATTAGATGAAGAGCAGTATCATGATACACCGCAAGTCGCTGGCAAACAAGCCCATGAAACGGTGGATAACGGCAGTTATAGCACCAAAAAAGATATTTTAACAGGCATATTTGTGTATTCAGAAGAGTATGGTTTAATGGGGAAAATTGACCAATATTTTACCCAAAGTAAAAAACTCATTGAACGCAAGAAAAAGATTAAAACCATTTATGATGGTTATAAATTACAACTTTATGCACAATATTTTTGCTTGATAGAAATGGGATTTAAGGTGGATTATTTAGGATTTTATTCTAAAGATGACAATAAGCATTATCCACTTGCTCTACCTAATGATGAGACAACACAATGGTTCAAAGCATATTTAAACAAGATTCGTCATTATGAACCCAGTATCATTTTGAGTAATATCAATCCAAACAAATGCCAATATTGTATTTATGCTGCTTTATGCGACCAAACTTCGTTATCATTAAAATGA
- the cas1 gene encoding type V CRISPR-associated endonuclease Cas1 has translation MLNQADLKYRQVILLTNTELKHLVISQGNIVIKDDNGEVLTRLSKNKVLAIVSIGHLTLTSVTIDYCQKYNIALILLNERLRPMMFISHAAEANFLLRQKQYFMTAKLKQTLANQLVFSKIHGHIVLLKNLRQKSDELKTAINELKQYQERCLTADRLDFLMGIEGNSAKLFFKYHFMQAKHFKWQGRKPRLKLDPVNVVLDMGYTLLFNYIECNLRLFGFDVYQGVLHQLWFKRKSLVCDFVEPFRCIIDRQVLISSNLGQFKAEHFGQNKLQYHLKTQHSREYHAILMNAIITHKQAIFIYIRDYYRLFMKINDEKQDYDFPSFDLFEDKEI, from the coding sequence ATGCTCAATCAAGCTGATCTAAAATATCGACAAGTAATTTTATTAACCAATACCGAACTAAAACATCTGGTTATTTCACAAGGCAATATCGTCATTAAAGATGACAATGGTGAAGTGTTAACACGATTATCTAAAAATAAAGTGCTCGCAATCGTCAGCATTGGTCATCTAACCTTAACAAGTGTTACGATTGATTACTGCCAAAAATACAACATAGCCCTCATTTTATTAAACGAACGCTTGCGACCGATGATGTTTATCAGTCATGCAGCAGAAGCGAATTTCTTATTACGCCAAAAGCAATATTTCATGACTGCCAAATTAAAACAAACGCTTGCCAATCAGCTTGTATTTAGCAAGATTCATGGACACATTGTTTTATTAAAGAATCTGCGTCAAAAAAGCGATGAACTAAAAACGGCAATCAACGAACTCAAACAGTATCAAGAACGCTGCTTAACCGCTGACCGATTGGATTTTTTAATGGGTATTGAGGGTAATTCAGCAAAGTTGTTTTTTAAATATCATTTTATGCAAGCAAAACATTTTAAGTGGCAAGGCAGAAAACCTAGATTAAAACTAGATCCTGTTAATGTGGTTTTGGATATGGGTTATACGCTACTTTTTAATTATATTGAATGTAATTTAAGATTGTTTGGTTTTGATGTTTATCAAGGGGTATTGCACCAATTATGGTTTAAAAGAAAATCACTGGTATGTGATTTTGTAGAGCCATTTCGCTGTATTATTGATAGGCAAGTTTTAATATCTTCTAATTTGGGTCAATTTAAGGCAGAACATTTTGGCCAAAATAAACTGCAATACCATTTAAAAACCCAGCACAGCCGAGAATATCATGCCATATTAATGAATGCAATCATCACTCATAAACAGGCAATTTTTATTTATATTCGTGATTATTATCGCTTGTTTATGAAAATCAATGACGAAAAGCAAGATTATGATTTTCCAAGTTTTGATTTATTTGAAGATAAGGAGATTTGA
- the cas12a gene encoding type V CRISPR-associated protein Cas12a/Cpf1 translates to MLFTNFTRQYPLSKTLRFELKPIGKTLEHIKAKNFLGQDATLAESYQKIKPILDDYHRDFIELALTDTHLAQLSDFQHTYLALKNSKKDDKLHKDLEKSQEQLRKQIVKQFEKDNTTKAWFKGLFAKELFGSKKEQGDLTKWVIQKEGEESPKIALIKQFIGFSTYFSGFYENRKNLYSHEAKHTAIAYRLIHENLPRFVDNIQILHHIKNSHPKLYQQLFDINNQITDYFDEFGIDDLLNIEFYNHLLSQSGISAYNALLGGKVLDNGTKLQGINEFINLYNQQNKCKVAKLKPLHKQLLSDKQSLSFLPTRFEDDNEVCSAINDFYRTYHDDFNKIDTILNHIKDYDPNGIYIHHGQLTHISHILYGNFNIINQALSDYYANTINTEFNNKLTKAKTDNVKNKLNKERETFIKSEHSIATLEQALGQYCQKQEDVAFVSIVDYLSQCSINADAQKLSLIKNIDNKFSTIKGFLEKEYPTGERNFYKHKKSHDIVNLKLFLDSVMALVHFIKPLAIGSDTRLNEDKTFYGEFTPLHDDLKHFSSLYNKVRDYISQKAFTAEKYKLNFDNATLLNGWDLNKEKDNFGIILQKNDNYYLAILDKSHKQVFDQAPVATSQDVYQKMVYKLLPGPNKMLPKVFFAKSNIDYYSPSKDILEKYEKGTHKKGELFNLSDCHRLIDFFKTSINKHSEWREFGFQFSDTSNYQDLSDFYKEVEPQGYKVFFTDIDSSYIDNLVEQGKLYLFQIYNKDFSAKSYGNKNLHTLYFKELFSPENLQNVIYKLNGEAEIFYRKASLNIDDVAKHPAYEKLTMKNPNNPNQDKIATHTIIKDKRYTEDKFLLHIPITMNFGVHGAGFKEFNKNVNQTLKNSNEDIHIIGIDRGERHLLYVSVINSQGEIVEQKSLNEIVNTGHNGIKLTVNYHALLDNKEKERLEARVNWGEIENIKEIKQGYLSQVVHYISQLMLKYNAIVVLEDLNFGFKRGRFKVEKQVYQNFENALIKKLNYLVSKDNPPNELGGIRNALQLTNKFEDIKDIGKQTGFLFYVPAWNTSKIDPTTGFVNLLPLNYENTDKAKAFFKNFDGIYYNASKDYFEFTLDYNNFTDKANGSKTHWVICSHGDVRYAYNNTKKTIDKININDCLKALFNKHQINYQTGNDLIDAICNNNSKNLYSSLYYYLKVLVSMRYSNANTGDDFILSPVANKNGEFFDSRKADNRLPNDADANGAYHIAKKGLWVLNQIKASDDLDSLKLAISNQEWLKFVQTH, encoded by the coding sequence ATGCTATTCACCAATTTCACCCGCCAATACCCTCTTTCCAAAACCTTGCGTTTTGAATTAAAGCCTATTGGTAAAACACTTGAACACATCAAAGCCAAAAACTTTTTGGGGCAAGACGCTACACTTGCCGAAAGTTATCAAAAAATAAAACCGATTTTAGATGACTATCATCGTGATTTTATTGAGTTGGCGTTAACAGACACTCATCTAGCACAGCTGTCTGATTTTCAGCATACTTATCTGGCACTAAAAAACAGTAAAAAAGACGACAAATTACATAAAGATTTAGAAAAATCACAAGAGCAATTACGCAAACAAATTGTCAAGCAGTTTGAAAAAGACAATACCACCAAAGCCTGGTTCAAAGGTTTGTTTGCCAAAGAATTGTTCGGTAGTAAAAAAGAGCAAGGCGATTTGACAAAGTGGGTCATTCAAAAAGAAGGTGAAGAATCGCCAAAAATTGCACTCATCAAGCAGTTTATCGGTTTTAGTACTTATTTTAGTGGCTTTTATGAAAACCGAAAAAACCTATATAGCCACGAAGCCAAACACACCGCCATTGCTTATCGCTTAATTCACGAAAACCTACCCAGATTTGTGGATAATATTCAGATTTTGCATCATATCAAAAATAGTCACCCAAAACTGTATCAACAGCTTTTTGATATCAACAATCAAATTACTGATTATTTTGATGAATTTGGTATTGATGATTTATTGAATATTGAGTTTTATAATCATCTATTATCCCAATCTGGTATTAGTGCTTACAATGCGTTATTGGGTGGTAAAGTTTTGGATAATGGCACAAAATTACAGGGTATTAATGAGTTTATCAATCTATATAATCAACAAAATAAATGTAAAGTTGCCAAACTAAAACCCCTGCACAAACAATTATTGAGCGACAAACAAAGCCTATCCTTTTTACCAACAAGGTTTGAAGATGATAACGAAGTTTGTAGTGCAATTAATGACTTTTATCGTACTTATCACGATGATTTTAATAAAATTGACACCATATTAAATCATATTAAAGATTACGACCCAAATGGTATATACATCCATCATGGTCAATTAACGCATATTTCACACATTTTATATGGCAATTTTAATATCATTAATCAGGCATTATCTGATTATTATGCCAACACCATCAATACCGAATTTAACAACAAACTTACCAAAGCCAAAACGGATAATGTCAAAAATAAACTCAATAAAGAACGAGAAACATTTATCAAATCCGAGCATAGCATTGCCACTTTGGAGCAGGCATTAGGTCAATATTGTCAAAAACAAGAGGATGTTGCGTTTGTAAGCATAGTAGATTATCTATCACAATGCTCCATCAATGCTGATGCTCAAAAATTGTCCTTAATCAAAAACATTGACAATAAATTTAGCACCATCAAAGGATTTTTGGAAAAAGAATATCCTACTGGTGAGCGTAACTTTTATAAACACAAAAAATCTCATGACATTGTCAATTTAAAGTTATTTTTAGATAGCGTGATGGCTTTGGTGCATTTTATTAAGCCATTAGCCATCGGTAGCGACACCAGATTAAATGAGGATAAGACATTTTATGGTGAGTTTACGCCCTTGCATGATGATTTGAAGCATTTTAGCTCACTTTATAACAAAGTGCGTGATTATATTTCACAAAAAGCCTTTACTGCAGAAAAATACAAACTCAATTTTGATAACGCCACCTTACTCAATGGTTGGGACTTAAATAAAGAAAAGGATAACTTTGGCATTATTTTACAAAAAAATGATAACTATTATCTAGCGATTTTGGATAAATCACATAAACAAGTCTTTGACCAAGCCCCAGTTGCCACAAGCCAAGATGTTTATCAAAAAATGGTTTATAAACTATTACCCGGTCCAAACAAGATGTTGCCAAAAGTATTTTTCGCAAAAAGCAATATTGATTATTATTCGCCCTCTAAGGACATTTTGGAGAAATACGAAAAAGGTACACACAAAAAAGGTGAACTGTTCAATCTATCTGATTGTCATCGCCTGATCGACTTCTTTAAAACTAGCATCAATAAGCACTCAGAATGGCGAGAGTTTGGCTTTCAATTTTCTGACACCAGCAATTATCAAGATTTAAGTGATTTTTATAAGGAAGTTGAACCACAAGGGTATAAAGTTTTCTTTACCGATATTGACAGCAGTTATATTGATAACTTGGTAGAACAAGGAAAACTCTACCTATTCCAAATTTACAATAAAGATTTTTCTGCAAAATCTTACGGCAATAAGAATTTGCATACTTTGTATTTTAAGGAATTATTTAGCCCAGAAAATCTACAAAATGTGATTTATAAACTAAATGGCGAAGCGGAGATTTTTTATCGCAAGGCATCATTAAATATTGATGATGTGGCAAAGCACCCTGCTTATGAAAAACTGACGATGAAAAACCCCAACAACCCCAATCAGGATAAAATTGCCACCCACACAATCATCAAAGATAAACGCTATACGGAGGATAAGTTCTTATTACATATTCCCATTACGATGAATTTTGGTGTTCATGGCGCTGGCTTTAAAGAATTTAATAAAAATGTCAATCAAACACTTAAAAATAGTAACGAAGATATCCATATCATTGGCATTGACCGTGGTGAACGCCATTTATTATATGTCAGTGTCATCAATAGCCAAGGTGAAATTGTTGAACAAAAGTCTTTAAATGAGATTGTTAATACTGGTCATAACGGCATTAAATTAACAGTCAATTATCATGCTCTTTTGGATAACAAAGAAAAAGAGCGTTTGGAGGCTCGTGTAAACTGGGGAGAGATTGAAAATATCAAAGAAATTAAGCAAGGTTATTTAAGTCAAGTGGTGCATTATATCAGCCAGCTGATGCTTAAATACAATGCCATTGTTGTGTTGGAAGATTTGAATTTTGGCTTTAAGCGTGGACGGTTTAAGGTTGAAAAGCAAGTGTATCAAAACTTTGAAAATGCACTTATTAAAAAACTCAATTACTTGGTATCAAAAGATAACCCACCAAATGAATTAGGCGGTATTAGAAATGCACTGCAATTAACCAATAAATTTGAAGATATTAAAGATATTGGTAAGCAGACAGGATTTTTGTTTTATGTGCCTGCTTGGAATACCAGTAAGATTGACCCTACTACAGGTTTTGTTAATTTATTGCCACTAAACTATGAAAATACAGACAAAGCCAAAGCATTTTTTAAGAATTTTGATGGCATTTATTATAACGCTAGCAAAGATTATTTTGAGTTTACATTGGATTATAATAACTTTACCGATAAAGCAAATGGCTCAAAAACCCATTGGGTGATTTGTTCACATGGCGATGTGCGTTATGCTTATAATAATACCAAAAAAACTATAGACAAAATCAATATCAATGATTGTCTAAAAGCATTATTTAATAAACATCAAATCAATTATCAAACTGGCAATGATTTAATTGATGCGATTTGCAATAATAATAGTAAAAATCTGTATAGCAGTCTTTATTATTATCTAAAAGTACTGGTATCTATGCGATATAGCAACGCCAATACAGGCGATGATTTTATTTTATCGCCTGTAGCAAATAAAAACGGTGAGTTTTTTGATAGTCGCAAGGCTGACAACCGCTTACCAAATGATGCTGACGCCAATGGTGCGTATCATATTGCCAAAAAAGGCTTGTGGGTATTAAATCAAATTAAAGCAAGTGATGATTTGGATTCATTGAAACTGGCTATTAGCAATCAAGAATGGCTTAAATTTGTTCAAACCCATTAG
- the ilvD gene encoding dihydroxy-acid dehydratase, producing the protein MPTYRSKTSTSGRNMAGARALWRATGMTDDDFNKPIIAIANSFTQFVPGHVHLKDLGQLVAREIEKTGGVAKEFNTIAVDDGIAMGHGGMLYSLPSRDLIADSVEYMVNAHCADALVCISNCDKITPGMLMAALRLNIPTIFVSGGPMEAGKVLASELADGHTTHETITADDGKKVRKLDLVDAMIDAADDLISDEDVMSVERSACPTCGSCSGMFTANSMNCLTEALGLSLPGNGSLLATHAKRKELFLEAGRMIVKLAQRHYEQGDNSILPRSIATKDAFMNAMSLDIAMGGSTNTILHLLAAAHEAGVNFKMADIDHLSRQVPCLSKVAPATQKYHMEDVHRAGGVMAILAELDRAGLLRTNVPTVHSATLKDALNKWDIMNPDNVDARNLYIAAPAGIRTTQAFSQNKEWSNLDVNRESGCIRSKEFAYSQDGGLAVLFGNIATRGCVVKTAGVDESILKFTGRARVFESQDSAVEAILADQIVAGDIVIIRYEGPKGGPGMQEMLYPTSYLKSKGLGKACALLTDGRFSGGTSGLSIGHASPEAAEGGNIALVKEFDTIIIDIPNRSIHLDVCNDELARRREQMLAKGKQAFKPVNRQRKVSQALRAYAALTTSADTGAVRDVSQVE; encoded by the coding sequence ATGCCAACCTACCGTTCAAAAACTTCTACATCTGGTCGCAATATGGCAGGGGCGAGAGCCTTATGGCGTGCCACAGGCATGACCGATGATGATTTTAATAAGCCAATCATTGCCATCGCCAACTCATTCACCCAGTTTGTACCAGGACATGTTCACCTAAAAGACTTAGGGCAACTGGTCGCCCGTGAAATAGAAAAGACAGGCGGTGTTGCTAAAGAATTTAACACCATTGCTGTTGATGATGGCATTGCAATGGGGCATGGTGGTATGCTCTACTCCCTGCCTAGCCGTGATTTGATTGCCGACAGTGTAGAATATATGGTTAATGCTCATTGTGCCGATGCTTTGGTGTGTATCTCCAACTGCGATAAAATCACCCCTGGTATGCTGATGGCAGCCTTGCGTCTGAACATACCTACCATCTTTGTTTCTGGCGGCCCGATGGAAGCTGGTAAAGTCTTGGCAAGTGAATTGGCAGATGGGCATACCACACATGAAACCATCACCGCCGATGACGGCAAAAAAGTGCGTAAACTTGACCTTGTGGACGCCATGATTGACGCTGCCGATGACTTAATTTCTGATGAAGATGTGATGAGCGTTGAACGGTCAGCCTGCCCTACTTGTGGCTCTTGTTCTGGTATGTTTACCGCCAATTCAATGAATTGCTTAACCGAAGCATTGGGGCTATCCTTGCCAGGTAATGGCTCACTACTTGCCACACACGCCAAAAGAAAAGAGCTGTTCTTGGAAGCTGGCAGAATGATAGTCAAGCTCGCTCAACGCCATTATGAACAAGGCGATAACAGCATTTTACCACGCTCTATCGCCACCAAAGATGCCTTTATGAATGCGATGAGTCTTGATATTGCTATGGGTGGTAGTACCAATACGATTTTGCACTTACTGGCAGCAGCACACGAAGCAGGCGTAAACTTTAAAATGGCAGATATTGACCATCTTAGCCGTCAAGTACCCTGCCTATCTAAAGTTGCTCCAGCCACACAAAAATACCACATGGAAGATGTGCATCGTGCAGGGGGTGTTATGGCGATTTTAGCCGAGCTTGACCGTGCAGGGTTGTTACGCACGAATGTGCCAACGGTGCATAGTGCCACGCTAAAAGACGCACTGAACAAATGGGATATCATGAACCCTGACAATGTAGATGCTCGGAATCTCTACATCGCCGCCCCCGCCGGCATTCGCACCACACAAGCATTTAGCCAAAACAAAGAATGGTCAAATCTTGATGTCAATCGTGAAAGTGGCTGTATCCGCAGTAAAGAATTTGCATACAGTCAAGATGGTGGTTTGGCGGTGCTATTTGGTAACATTGCTACTCGTGGCTGCGTGGTTAAGACAGCAGGCGTAGATGAAAGCATTTTAAAATTTACAGGGCGTGCAAGAGTATTTGAAAGCCAAGACAGTGCAGTAGAAGCGATTTTGGCAGATCAAATCGTCGCAGGCGATATTGTCATTATTCGCTACGAAGGGCCAAAGGGTGGACCTGGTATGCAAGAGATGCTATACCCAACTTCCTATCTAAAATCAAAAGGACTAGGCAAGGCGTGTGCCTTATTGACAGACGGCAGATTTAGCGGTGGCACATCGGGGTTATCCATCGGACATGCAAGCCCAGAAGCGGCAGAAGGTGGCAACATTGCCCTTGTAAAAGAATTTGACACCATCATTATTGATATTCCAAATCGGTCTATCCATCTTGATGTCTGCAATGATGAACTTGCCCGCCGTCGTGAACAAATGCTAGCAAAAGGTAAGCAAGCCTTCAAACCCGTTAATCGTCAGCGTAAAGTATCACAAGCCTTACGAGCCTACGCAGCACTTACCACCAGTGCTGACACAGGAGCGGTAAGAGATGTCAGTCAAGTGGAATAA
- the hpt gene encoding hypoxanthine phosphoribosyltransferase has protein sequence MNTEPAINVMISQEEIAVKVKELGAAINAHYANSDKALILIGLLRGSVIFMADLCRAIDKPHELDFMTVSSYINKTTVSSGDVKILKDLDSEIAGKDVLIVEDIIDSGRTLSKVVEILKTRNPNSIELCTLVSKPSRREIEMDVKFLGFEVEDRFIVGYGLDYNQKYRHIPFIGEIGL, from the coding sequence ATGAATACAGAACCTGCCATCAATGTGATGATTTCTCAAGAGGAAATTGCCGTTAAAGTCAAAGAACTGGGTGCTGCCATCAATGCTCACTACGCCAATAGCGATAAAGCGTTAATTTTGATTGGACTTCTGCGTGGTTCGGTTATTTTTATGGCGGACTTATGCCGTGCGATTGACAAACCACATGAACTTGATTTTATGACAGTGTCAAGCTATATCAATAAAACCACTGTATCAAGTGGTGATGTCAAAATCCTAAAAGATTTGGATAGCGAGATTGCAGGCAAGGATGTGTTGATTGTGGAAGACATCATTGATTCAGGACGCACTCTATCAAAAGTGGTAGAAATCCTAAAAACTCGCAATCCAAACTCCATTGAGCTGTGCACTTTGGTTAGTAAGCCATCACGCCGTGAAATTGAGATGGATGTTAAGTTTTTGGGTTTTGAAGTTGAGGATCGTTTTATTGTAGGCTATGGCTTAGATTATAATCAAAAATATCGCCACATTCCTTTTATTGGTGAGATTGGTCTTTGA
- the cas2 gene encoding CRISPR-associated endonuclease Cas2: MIIVSYDISNNKVRTKFAKFLMEYGDRLQYSVYEIQNSERILNIVTQRIKHEFEPLFCGADSVIIFRFTEREVLRYGNAVHRTQDLLVL, encoded by the coding sequence ATGATTATTGTCAGTTATGATATCAGTAACAATAAGGTGCGAACGAAATTTGCTAAGTTTTTGATGGAATATGGCGACCGTTTGCAATATTCAGTGTACGAAATCCAAAATAGCGAGCGTATTTTAAATATTGTTACCCAAAGAATCAAACACGAGTTTGAACCCTTGTTTTGTGGAGCAGACAGTGTTATAATATTTAGGTTTACAGAACGAGAAGTGTTGCGTTATGGCAATGCTGTTCATCGCACACAGGATTTATTAGTACTGTAA
- a CDS encoding BCCT family transporter codes for MPQVEIKRLGIFPQVNVPVFLISALLIVGFIIFGAMFSELAGQIFGKAQTLITRHFGFMFIILMNAALVFCVYISLSRYGDIRLGAQTETPEYSFGSWIGMLFSAGIGIGLLYWGTAEPLYHFVKPPIADSSSVESAKQAMQLSFLHWGLHAWAVYSVVALSLAYFHYRRGLPLSIRSVLFPLIGKNIYGKWGHAVDILAVFGTMFGVVTSLGLGVMQLETGLGQMFGIEPSLVFKIALVAGITACAAFSVMAGLDKGVKRLSDITIIGTLIMLAFMIIAGPTQFILDSFVENIGNYAGNIITLGLWNEAYMDSDWQGAWTIFYWAWWVSWSPFVGIFIARISRGRTIREFIFGVLFVPMLLLFLWFTAFGGVAINMELSGDFGLSAAVLADSGSAIFKFIEYYPFTQGLVVVTLVMIVLWFVTSADSASLVVDMLTAGGNTNPPKIQRLFWVTSEGIIAAILLAAGGLSALQAAAIVAGLPFALVIFVMMYCLIRGLGRDRLTLYRNNQWYITEESAEHNSANEMVDEHLLPGPPPTTEKAD; via the coding sequence ATGCCTCAAGTTGAGATAAAGCGACTGGGTATTTTTCCGCAGGTAAATGTGCCTGTATTTTTAATATCAGCATTACTGATTGTTGGTTTTATTATTTTTGGGGCGATGTTTAGTGAGTTGGCGGGTCAAATTTTTGGCAAGGCACAAACGCTCATCACTCGACATTTTGGCTTTATGTTCATTATCTTAATGAATGCAGCCTTAGTGTTTTGTGTGTATATATCATTAAGTCGCTATGGCGATATTCGCCTTGGGGCTCAAACAGAAACACCTGAATATAGCTTTGGTTCATGGATTGGAATGCTGTTTTCAGCCGGTATTGGTATTGGGCTACTTTATTGGGGTACAGCTGAGCCTCTGTATCACTTTGTGAAGCCACCTATTGCCGACTCTAGTAGTGTAGAGAGTGCTAAGCAGGCGATGCAGTTGTCGTTTTTGCATTGGGGTTTGCACGCTTGGGCGGTGTACTCAGTGGTGGCGTTGAGTCTTGCTTATTTTCACTATCGGCGCGGCTTACCGCTGTCAATTCGTTCGGTGCTATTTCCATTGATTGGTAAGAATATTTATGGCAAATGGGGGCATGCGGTCGATATTTTGGCGGTGTTTGGTACGATGTTTGGTGTGGTAACCTCGCTCGGTCTTGGTGTGATGCAACTTGAAACAGGACTTGGGCAGATGTTTGGTATTGAACCAAGTCTTGTATTTAAAATCGCCCTAGTAGCAGGCATTACCGCTTGTGCGGCATTTTCTGTGATGGCAGGACTTGATAAGGGGGTGAAACGCCTAAGTGATATCACCATTATTGGTACGCTCATCATGCTTGCCTTTATGATCATAGCAGGTCCAACTCAGTTTATTTTAGATAGCTTTGTGGAGAATATAGGTAACTATGCAGGCAATATCATCACGCTAGGGCTTTGGAATGAAGCCTATATGGATAGCGATTGGCAGGGTGCTTGGACAATCTTTTATTGGGCATGGTGGGTAAGTTGGTCGCCATTTGTGGGTATTTTTATCGCTCGTATTTCTCGTGGTCGTACCATTCGTGAGTTTATTTTTGGTGTGCTATTTGTGCCGATGCTCTTGTTGTTTTTGTGGTTTACGGCCTTTGGTGGCGTGGCGATCAATATGGAGTTGTCTGGAGATTTTGGTTTATCAGCGGCAGTGCTTGCTGATTCAGGTAGTGCGATTTTTAAATTTATTGAATATTACCCATTTACGCAAGGCTTGGTGGTAGTAACACTGGTGATGATTGTGCTGTGGTTTGTAACCAGTGCAGACAGTGCCAGTCTTGTGGTGGATATGCTAACTGCAGGTGGTAACACCAATCCACCAAAAATCCAAAGACTGTTTTGGGTAACATCAGAAGGCATCATTGCGGCAATCTTGCTAGCAGCAGGAGGGCTTTCGGCGTTGCAAGCAGCAGCGATTGTGGCAGGACTGCCCTTTGCTCTTGTTATCTTTGTGATGATGTACTGTCTGATTCGTGGACTTGGGCGAGATCGTTTGACCTTATACCGTAATAACCAATGGTATATTACCGAAGAGTCTGCCGAGCATAATAGTGCTAACGAGATGGTGGATGAGCATCTGTTACCAGGACCGCCTCCAACCACAGAAAAAGCAGACTAA